Within the Balaenoptera acutorostrata chromosome 10, mBalAcu1.1, whole genome shotgun sequence genome, the region TGGTACAATGTTGGATCCCGAAACTGTTTATCAAAGAATTCAAAGTGTGTTGCTCTGTTGTCTTCTGGAATTAGTGTTGCTGAACAGAAGTCTGGGATTAGACTAATTTCTGTTTCTTGGGAGCTTACCACCACCTCCTTTTTTTGTTGTAattatttcttgtttctcttggTTGACTATGggataattttttcttcattcttttagctaaaaacatgtatatatataaacatatatataaaaacataaatatatatatatatatttccagcaTACAGACAGGTTTAGatctctttttttatttgctttgcttacaacttgaaaaattattttattatattgataCTTAGACATCTCATACACAATTCAGGAAATTTTCCTGCATCTTTTAGTTGTAtgtttgatttatttatatttttaaaaggattgaaagGGATTATTTTTGTCCCATTTTTTGAAATACTATTTATTTCAGGTTGTTCTTTCCTATGAATTTCTGTTTATGATTGATTGAAGCCACATCTATTTGTTTGTATTATGCTGAAGATATAGGCAGTTTTCTGAAATGCTATTTTGGATCTTAGAGGCAATCTTTCCTCCTACTTCCATttgatgtttccatttttatgctTAACACTTTTAATAGGTTCTAAAGCAGATTTTGTCCAAACTCAGCCTTTGTCAACACATGTCAATCGATTACCCTGATTTTGCTTTCTTTGCCACATGCAGAGATCAGATTCACTTCTCTGATCTGTAGGGGAATGTGAAGTTTCCAGTCTAATTCCCTATTCCCCGGAGTCTTTCACAAAATACATTATTCCTCTTAAGCAGTGCTATTTTTCTACTGCAGATCCTTGATGCCCTCTAATACCTGAAGAAGTATCAGTAACTTATAGGTTTTTCCTCAGTCTTTTCTTCCTGGAGAGAGTGGCTTGTTTGCAAATACTTCTAAAGTTATATCATATCTCTTGCAGTCTGCCCCTACTTCCTGGCCAGAACATTATAGGCAAAGTGGGATAAAGTTGTTGagtctgggattttattttaccCTACTTACGAGCTAATAAGCTAGGCTGCTACTCTTCCATGGGTGCTAACAGAAGACATGATATTCCTGGGTCAGTAACAAAGAGCTTCAAAGAGCTTTATTGCTCACAGCATAGCAAGCACCACGCTTCAGTTCCCCTCGCCCCCAAGTCCCGCGGAAGTGATATGATTTAGCCAGGAGAGCTGCTACACCCACAGCTGAGGAACACTGAGATTAGCGAATCCATCTCTTTTATAGCAGGGAGTAAGCAAGCCTGCTCTGTGTCCTAGAGGGAGAGCTTGTCTTATCCCTCCTGGTTGGTCTCTGAAAACACATCCCTGAGAAATGGAGTGACTGGGCCTTTCATTCTTGGCACGTCCAGAAACACTTAACAGGAAGCTAAGAGCACATAGTGAGTGGATTGCCTCTTccaaaaaaagttttcctttttcatttggtACTGTCCTTGAGTTTCTCTTTGGGGTGCATCCTATCAGGATACATGTGATGAATAAGGCACAAAATATCTTCCTACCTTTGTTGTGAATTCTCTCTTTATACAGAAAACCCAGGATGTACCTACCATTTAGTCCCTTGGATTTCCCCACAGTCTACCTCATCGGCCTCATAAGTTTTATTTACTCATATGCTTGGCATTTGATTGCTTTTGCAGTTTTTGATGTACAGTGAGATTCttttgttttgcaattttttttttttttttggcgtttTCACAAGTGGTTTTTGGCACTTACAAAGAGCAATATTGGTTATTCGTAGCCTGATGCCACATTAAGCTGGAAatataaaaaatgcatttttgaatTCATATGTTTGAGATAAAGGTTTCTGGTAAAGAAACCAAAGAAGGTGGCAAAAAACGTGGAGGATATTTAATACATCAGAGATTACAAATTACCAGGTATAAGACAGCATTCCTTTAACTTGGCAACCTTGAAGGGATGTAATACATTAACTGAAAGAAGGGGTTAATAAGAAGAGTCTTGTACTACTACATATACATCCTTCTAGATGCTCATGACTCCAGTTCAGGGGAACCGTGACTGTTTTTGCCGCAGGTAAGTAGATAATAAAGTGTTGTCAttgaaaaaatgttctaattgtTCACTATAGCTATGCTTGCATGCTTAGTAATACTTCTTTGTTTCTGTCAGCCATGGGAAAAGTACTTAAAATGTGCTTCATGGAGAAATGAGTAAATGACATTATCCCCAATGCACCACTTTTAACACTGGTGAAAAGCCAGtgaaattttatcttaattttcaagatgcttaaaaatagtatttgtaattaaatgaaagtgaaaagctCATTTATAGTTTAAGAAGCTTACTTTCTGTAggcattttttattccttttaaccGATTCTTTGTGGAGCAATCTCAAAATTTAGGGAGGGGGAAGATAACGTAAAATGATGCAATGTTTGAATTGTAGACATTTTCTCAATGATTTACTGTTACGTTGCATGTGTATAATTTTTGAAGCTTGTTTAATATATCTGCAAATGTTTTTGTCAGATTCTTAATTCCAGCCACAAAAAGTGAGGGTAGTACCTTCAAAACCCCAAATATCTTTGCTTTATTGATAATTAGTTTTACTTCTCTTATTCTTGAATTTCCTGTCattctttattaaaatgttttcttttaaccatttttgaggtgcaatacattttttttttcattttaaacaatattcaagtttattaaacaaatttaaaaagtattataaaatgtttaacttTCATCAGCTTCAAGGTttatgttactcccaaattttGCATATAACTGAACTTTCAAATCTGCTAACACCCGCTGAATTGATTCCACTCTAGATTCTAAGGCATCAGTTTCTTCTTGcaaatttttctttgcttcttctaacatttcttgtgtttcttcttGAGAATGGCTAATGAAAACATCACCAATCTGATAAGGTATCATTAAGCAGTCATCGTCTGCAAGCATGATATCCTCAAAAGCATCTTCTAAATTCtggagttgtttcttttttacttctatttcttccttcagctCTGTGATTCTACTTGTATTCCGtgcaaatttgtttatcttttgttgATCTTCAAAAGTAACATTGACATCTTCTGCAGCCGCCTTCTTCATGGTGGCCGCCATCTTGGGACTGGACCGAGGTGCAATACATTTTTAATCATGAATTATATTAGACGTATAAATGGTATGGAGAAAAGTGTAAAGAATCTCTGTGTAGCCACCACTTATCTTAAGGTTTAAAGATTCGAAGTACAATTAAAGCTACCTGATAACTCACCCTGATGACATTATCTTCTCTCTCTTAAGCTCCCTCTGAATAGGTGGCCCCTGTTCTGAattatatgtgcttttttttatcctttgaataaatatgtatgtgCTTCTAAGCAACATGTAAAattgttttacctttttaatttcttaaacttttatgTAATGACATCAGACAGCATTCCTACATCTACAACTTCCCCCCAACATTATATTTGTATCTGTTGatctacatctttgccaacatttgttattgttcAGCATTTTAATTTGTGCAAATCTGGtgaatataaaattgtattttactttttaatttgcatttttatttttaaattaaaatgtaattttggttttaatttgcatttctataattacAGTGAAGTTAAGCTCATTTTCATAGATTTGTTGACCATTTATGTTTCTGTTATTCAGATACTTTTTCACTGTatggtagtcttttttttttaacttaagagtTGTTTGTATACTctggattaatcctttgtcagttatatACATATCTTCTTtttagtggcttttttttttttttccttgagggtGTCAAATGATAAACAGatgttcttaattttatattaaagtattgatttttttatagcTCATGTTCTCTCATgagttgtttaaaattttttcttccttatcctgAAATGGTAAAAACATTCTCCTAAATGTACTTATAAAAGTTTAATATTCTCctctttacatttaagtctttaattatctggaattgattttgtATATCGTGTGAGGTAGAGGTACCGATTTATTTTATTCCAGGATGGGAAGTCTGCTTTACCAGCGCAATTGTTGGATGGGGCCATTCTTAACCAACTGAAAAGCAGTGTGTGGTCatcatgtctggcttctttgggCTTTTGTGTTTGGAGAATAATATTATCTGCAAGCAGTGAGAGTTTTTGTGTTCTTATCAACCCTTgctccttttatatattttatatgagtgCACTTTCTCTagtccagtacagtgttgaatagataTTTTGAGTGTGAATATCCCTATCCCTGTTTTGCTCTTGATTTTCAAGAGTGAATAAGATTAACATTTCACCATTTGGTATGATGTTTACTATAGATTTTAAAGATACTGTTTATCAAGTTAAGGCAGTTCTTCTCTAAgttaggtttttttggtttttttttttttttaaatcaggaatgcTTTATTCTTGTAAATACTTTTCCTACTTTTACTGGGATATTCatgctgtttttctcctttaacctGTTAATGCAATGAACAATTTTTAGTATTAACCAAACTTCTAGTCCTGGTTTAGTTTCAACTTGGCTTttgtgtaagttttttttttttaatagttggaTGTTATctgtttttcaatattttgtttagcattttgcatatatatcaatataggagcttttctttttgttttctcttctcataCTATCCTTTTTTGGCTTTAGTATCAAAGTTATATTCATCTCTATAAATGAGCTGGAGAGTACTCCTTATTTTATATTCCCTataaaattttg harbors:
- the LOC103001078 gene encoding prefoldin subunit 4-like; this encodes MAATMKKAAAEDVNVTFEDQQKINKFARNTSRITELKEEIEVKKKQLQNLEDAFEDIMLADDDCLMIPYQIGDVFISHSQEETQEMLEEAKKNLQEETDALESRVESIQRVLADLKVQLYAKFGSNINLEADES